The following proteins are co-located in the Apium graveolens cultivar Ventura chromosome 5, ASM990537v1, whole genome shotgun sequence genome:
- the LOC141660080 gene encoding uncharacterized protein LOC141660080 → MASNFIKENDFLTSMKMNRRIRDDDVSPEHRRTYGKEKRHRTDRQTNYVQQSRGTPPRDDYSRPQKNDRKPKPKKEPKPEPEWTPLNRPRADILREVKGKPFYYPPKPLLAPPGNRARDKHCGYHEDHGHTTENCFSFKMFIEDQIKKGNMNQYLQRRLDDRDKPSGGGKHVVNMIFGGTSSPPRSPDEGNDVLMIQPTEDERIYFSSTEYEGLDPEHNQALVVTLDIAKNEVQRILVDNGSTANIVFEHTLNRMKLGHLRMDPCLEDALYGFGNNMILIRGVIYLPMVFGTTPRQVSHIMKFYVINAASSYNMILGRPTITKLRAIPSTIHLKLKFPTPGGIGELRGDRGTSGK, encoded by the coding sequence atGGCATCAAATTTTATCAAAGAAAATGACTTCCTCACCTCAATGAAGATGAATAGGAGGATCCGGGATGATGATGTGTCCCCGGAACACCGCCGCACCTACGGTAAAGAAAAGAGACACAGGACCGACAGACAAACCAATTATGTGCAGCAATCCAGGGGGACCCCACCCCGGGATGACTACTCCAGACCCCAGAAGAATGATAGGAAGCCCAAGCCTAAGAAGGAACCAAAACCGGAGCCAGAATGGACTCCACTCAATCGGCCCCGGGCTGATATCTTGAGAGAAGTCAAGGGAAAGCCCTTTTATTACCCCCCGAAGCCGCTGTTGGCACCACCCGGGAACAGGGCCCGAGACAAGCATTGCGGGTACCATGAAGATCATGGCCACACCACGGAGAACTGCTTCTCTTTTAAAATGTTCATTGAAGATCAGATCAAAAAGGGCAACATGAACCAGTACTTACAAAGAAGACTTGATGACAGAGATAAGCCCTCTGGTGGCGGGAAACATGTGGTCAACATGATTTTCGGAGGAACCTCCTCCCCACCCCGGAGTCCGGATGAGGGCAATGATGTCCTGATGATCCAGCCTACTGAAGATGAGCGCATATATTTCTCCAGTACAGAATATGAAGGCCTGGATCCCGAGCACAACCAAGCCCTGGTCGTGACCCTCGACATCGCCAAAAATGAGGTACAAAGAATTTTGGTTGATAATGGTTCCACAGCTAACATTGTTTTCGAGCATACCCTTAACAGGATGAAGTTGGGACACCTCCGCATGGATCCATGTCTCGAAGACGCTCTCTACGGATTCGGGAATAATATGATCCTGATCCGTGGGGTAATATACCTCCCCATGGTCTTTGGTACCACACCCCGGCAGGTATCTCATATCATGAAGTTCTACGTGATAAATGCTGCATCCTCTTATAACATGATCCTGGGAAGACCTACCATCACCAAGCTTCGGGCCATCCCGTCTACAATTCACCTAAAGCTGAAGTTTCCCACCCCGGGAGGCATTGGAGAACTTAGGGGGGACCGGGGCACTTCGGGAAAATGA